The DNA window AGAAATCTGTTGTTTTCCGGCGCTTGCCGCAACTTATGAATAGTCTCACGGCATCAACCCACTGGGCTGGCTGGCTTGCGCCTTGGCTCGAAACACTGATCGGGCATGTTGCAAGGCTGAGCTGGCAGGAAGGCACGTTCCATGCGCGATCCACGCTACGACATTCTGTTCGAGCCCGTGAAGATCGGTCCGGTGACCGCCAAGAACCGCTTCTATCAGGTGCCGCATTGCAATGGCGGCGGCTATCGCGATCCTTCGGCCGCGGCCGAGATGCGCCGCATCAAGTCGGAAGGCGGCTGGGGCGTCATCTTCACCGAGCAGACCGAGATGCACCACACCTCCGAGATCACACCCTTCATCGAGCTCAGGCTGTGGGACGATGCCGATATCCCCGCACTGGCGAAGATGGCCAAGGCCATGCACCAGCATGGCGCGCTGGCCGGCATACAGCTCGCCTATTCAGGCATCAACGGTCCCAACCTTTACACCAAGGAAGTGCCGCGCGGGCCGTCTGCCTTGCCGATTCGGACCTTCACCAACGATCCGGTGCAGGCGCGCGCCATGGACAAGCAGGACATACGCGACCTGCGCCGCTGGCACCGCAATGCCTTCAAGCGTGCCAAACTGGCGGGCTTCGACCTGGTGTGCCTCTACGGCGCGCATGGCTTCGGCATCATCCAGCACTTCCTGTCCACCGCCACCAACCAACGTACGGACGAATATGGCGGCTCGCTGGAAAACCGCTCGCGGCTGATGCGCGAGCTGATCGAAGAGGGCAGGGACGCCATCGGCGACACGTGCGGCCTGACGCTTCGGCTGTCGCTGGACGAGATGATCGGCGAGCTTGGCTTCGCCAATTCCGAAGTGCGCGACATGATCGAGATGCATGCCGACCTGCCCGATCTCTGGGACCTGGCGCATGGCGCCTGGGAGGATTGTTCGGGGCCGTCGCGGTTCAAGGAGGAGGGCGCGCAGGAGAGCCTGGTGTCCGGCATCAAGAAGCTGACCTCGAAGCCGGTCGTCGGCGTCGGTCGGTTCACGTCGCCGGATGTGATGGTGAAGATGATCAAGTCCGGCACGCTTGATTTCATCGGCTGCGCGCGGCCGTCGATTGCCGATCCCTTCTTGCCGAAGAAGGTGGAGGAGGGGCGCATCGAGGACATCCGCGAATGCATCGGCTGCAACATCTGCATCACCGGCGACATGACCATGTCGATCTCGCGCTGCACGCAGAACCCGACCTTCATGGAGGAGTGGCGCAAGGGCTGGCATCCGGAACGCATGCAGGCCAAGGGCGACAGCGACAGCGTGCTGATCGTCGGCGCCGGTCCCGCCGGGCTGGAGGCGGCGCGCGCGCTCGGCCTGCGCGGCTACCAGGTGGCCATTGCCGAAGCCGGCACCGAGCTTGGCGGCCGCGTGGCGCGCGAGTGCCGCTTGCCCGGCCTGTCGGCATGGGGCCGCGTGCGCGACTATCGCCAGTATCAGCTCAGCCAGATGTCCAATGTCGACGTCTATTTCGAAAGCCGGTTGTCGGCCGAGGACATCCTGGCCTTCGGCTTCCAAAACATTGCGCTTGCCACCGGCTCGACATGGCGCCGCGACGGGGTGGCGCGCGCGCATGTCGTGCCAATGCCGGTGGACCCGGCCATGCCGGTCTACACGCCCGACGATCTGATGGGCGGCACTGTGCCGACCGGCACTGTCGTGCTGTTCGATGACGACCACTATTACATGGGTGGCGTTCTGGCCGAGCTGACGGCGCGCCAGGGCGCAAAGGTGACGCTGGTGACGCCGTCGGCCTATGTGTCCGACTGGACCCGAAACACGCTGGAGCAGGGCGCCATCCATCGCCGGCTAGCTGAACTCGGCGTCGAGATCGTGCTGAACCGGACCGTGGCGCGCATCGTGGCGGGCGGTGTTGTCACGGCCTGCGCCTATACAGGCGCCCGAAGCGACATCACTGCTGACGCCGTGGTGCTGGTGACGTCGCGCCAGCAGGACGATGGTGTCTGGCAAGAATTGAAGGCACGGCGGGGCGAATGGGCCGACAGCGGCATCCGCTCGATCAAGGTCATTGGCGATGCCGAAGCGCCGGGCCCGATCGCCTGGGCAACCTACGCCGGCCACCGCTTCGCCCGCGAGCTGGATGAAGCCGATATCGGCGACGCACTGCCCTTCCGCCGCGAGGTCACGGCGTTGGCGGCGGAATAGGGGTCGGTCGTCGCGATCAGCGAATGTCGGGATTGTTCAATCATACCGCATTGCACAATTCCCTCGCTTGGTCACAATGCAGGCATGGTCCGAACCGCACTCGCCGTCCTGGTGATCGATGAAAACCGCATCCGCGCCGCGATCATCGAGGCGGGGTTGCGCGAGGCCGGCCATGAGCGGGTCACCGTCATCCATGACGTGACCGGCATTGCGCGGCGGATCGCCGAGATAGAGCCGGACGTCATCGTCATCGATCTCGAAAACCCGAACCGCGACATGCTGGAAAACATGTTCCAGCTGTCGCGCGCCGTAAAACGGCCGATCGCCATGTTCGTCGATCGCTCCGACCAGGCCTCGATCGAGGCGGCGGTCGATGCCGGCGTTTCGGCCTATGTCGTCGACGGCATGCGGCAGGAGCGCGTCAAGCCGATCCTCGACATGGCGGTGAGCCGCTTCAACGCCTTTTCGCGCATGGCGCGCGAACTGGAAGAGGTTCGCGGCGAGCTCGAAAGCCGCAAGGTGATCGATCGCGCCAAGGGCATCCTGATGAAGTCGCGCGGCCTGAGCGAAGAAGCCGCCTACACGCTGCTGCGCAAGACGGCGATGAACCAGAACCGCAAGATCGGCGACATCGCCCAGAGCCTGGTGACTGCAGCCGGGCTGCTGGGACCGGCGGAGGACGAATGAGCATGAGCGCCGAGCACCAGATCACCGCTGGCTTCATGCCGCTTTTCGACAGCGCTGTGCTGGTCGCGGCCGGCGAGCTCGGCTTTGCCGCGCGCGAAGGCATCGATCTTAAGCTGCACCGCGAGACCTCCTGGGCCAACATCCGCGACCGCATCGCCATCGGCCACTTCCATCTCGCGCATATGCTGGGACCAATGCCGCTCGCCTGCAATCTCGGGCTGACGCCGCTGGCCTCCGAGACCATCGTGCCGTTCTCGCTCGGCCTCGGCGGCAATTGCGTCACCGTCTCCAACGCCGCTTGGGCCGGCATGGTAGCGCATGGCGCCGCGGCCGACCTCGATCCCGCGCGCGCCGGTGCCGCATTGCGCGCGCTCATCCGCGAGCGCGCTGCGGCCGGTGGCGATCCGCTGCGCTTTGCCGTCGTGCATCCGCATTCCGGGCACAATTACGAGCTGCGCTACTGGCTCGCCGCCTGCGGCATCGATCCTGAGCGCGAGATCGAGATCGTCATCGTGCCGCCGCCCTTCATGGCCGATGCACTGGCCGCCGGCCGGATCGATGGCTACTGCGTCGGCGAACCCTGGAACAGCGCTGCGGTTGCCGCTGGCACCGGCCATATCGTCACCGTCAAGGCGCAGATATGGCGAAACAGCCCGGAGAAGGTGGTCGGCGTGCGGAAGGCCTGGGCGGACGAAAACCCCGAGGCACTGGCGGCGCTCCTGCGCGCGCTGCATCACTCGGCGCGCTGGTGCCAGGATCCGGCCAACCATGGCGAGTTGGCCGCTTTGATGGCTCAGGCCGGCTTCCTCGGCCTGCCGCCGGCCGTCCAGATGCCGATCCTGACCGGCCGTCTGCAACTCGGCGACGGCGCGGAGCGGACGATCGACGACTTCTTCCTGCCCTTCGACAAGGCCGCGAACTTTCCGTGGAAGAGCCATGCGCTGTGGTTCTACACGCAGATGGTGCGCTGGGGGCATGTGACGCACACGCCGGAAAACTTTGCCATCGCCCGCGACTGCTACCGGCCCGACCTCTACCGTTCGGCGCTGAAGCCGCTTGGCGTCGCACTTCCCGGCGCCAATTCGAAGGTCGAGGGCGCGCTCCGTGTGGCCACCGCGGTGGGTGCGACCGGTGCCGGCTTGGTGCTCGGGCCGGACGGTTTCTTCGACGGCCAGATCTTCGATCCCGACGAGATCGACGCCTACATTGCCGGCCAGGAATCCGCCG is part of the Mesorhizobium loti genome and encodes:
- a CDS encoding ANTAR domain-containing response regulator, translated to MVRTALAVLVIDENRIRAAIIEAGLREAGHERVTVIHDVTGIARRIAEIEPDVIVIDLENPNRDMLENMFQLSRAVKRPIAMFVDRSDQASIEAAVDAGVSAYVVDGMRQERVKPILDMAVSRFNAFSRMARELEEVRGELESRKVIDRAKGILMKSRGLSEEAAYTLLRKTAMNQNRKIGDIAQSLVTAAGLLGPAEDE
- a CDS encoding NADH:flavin oxidoreductase, with protein sequence MRDPRYDILFEPVKIGPVTAKNRFYQVPHCNGGGYRDPSAAAEMRRIKSEGGWGVIFTEQTEMHHTSEITPFIELRLWDDADIPALAKMAKAMHQHGALAGIQLAYSGINGPNLYTKEVPRGPSALPIRTFTNDPVQARAMDKQDIRDLRRWHRNAFKRAKLAGFDLVCLYGAHGFGIIQHFLSTATNQRTDEYGGSLENRSRLMRELIEEGRDAIGDTCGLTLRLSLDEMIGELGFANSEVRDMIEMHADLPDLWDLAHGAWEDCSGPSRFKEEGAQESLVSGIKKLTSKPVVGVGRFTSPDVMVKMIKSGTLDFIGCARPSIADPFLPKKVEEGRIEDIRECIGCNICITGDMTMSISRCTQNPTFMEEWRKGWHPERMQAKGDSDSVLIVGAGPAGLEAARALGLRGYQVAIAEAGTELGGRVARECRLPGLSAWGRVRDYRQYQLSQMSNVDVYFESRLSAEDILAFGFQNIALATGSTWRRDGVARAHVVPMPVDPAMPVYTPDDLMGGTVPTGTVVLFDDDHYYMGGVLAELTARQGAKVTLVTPSAYVSDWTRNTLEQGAIHRRLAELGVEIVLNRTVARIVAGGVVTACAYTGARSDITADAVVLVTSRQQDDGVWQELKARRGEWADSGIRSIKVIGDAEAPGPIAWATYAGHRFARELDEADIGDALPFRREVTALAAE
- a CDS encoding ABC transporter substrate-binding protein codes for the protein MSAEHQITAGFMPLFDSAVLVAAGELGFAAREGIDLKLHRETSWANIRDRIAIGHFHLAHMLGPMPLACNLGLTPLASETIVPFSLGLGGNCVTVSNAAWAGMVAHGAAADLDPARAGAALRALIRERAAAGGDPLRFAVVHPHSGHNYELRYWLAACGIDPEREIEIVIVPPPFMADALAAGRIDGYCVGEPWNSAAVAAGTGHIVTVKAQIWRNSPEKVVGVRKAWADENPEALAALLRALHHSARWCQDPANHGELAALMAQAGFLGLPPAVQMPILTGRLQLGDGAERTIDDFFLPFDKAANFPWKSHALWFYTQMVRWGHVTHTPENFAIARDCYRPDLYRSALKPLGVALPGANSKVEGALRVATAVGATGAGLVLGPDGFFDGQIFDPDEIDAYIAGQESAEIQA